CAACTGCTGAAGTGATCGGCACTGACAAGGCCAGAGCTATGGCTGATAAACTTACAAAAAATATCCAAGATAACACCAAATTTGTAACTGATAGGACAAAAAACATCCCTGATGCTAAACGCCCAAAAGTGCTTCACTTGCTTGGCGGAGCAAATTTATTAAAGGTTGATGGCACAAAAACTATCATAAACACTTGGATAAATTTAGCTGGCGGCAAAAACGCAGTCTCAAAAGAAGGCTCTATGATCGAGCTAACAGCTGAAGAGCTCATCAACGCAAACCCTGATATCATCATCGTTGGCGGAGCTGATACAGATGCACAGATCAAAAGCATAAAAGAAAACCCTGCATACTCAGGCTCAAACGCTGTTAAAAACGGCAAAGTTTATGGTAACCCAAAAGGCGTTTTTGGCTGGGATAGATACGGCGCAGAGAGCGCTCTTCAAATTTTATGGGCAGCAAAGACTATCCAACCAGATCTATTTAAAGATGTAGATGTAAAAGCTAAGACAAAAGAATTTTACAAAGAGTTCTTAAACCACGATCTTAGCGATACAGAGTATGACTATATCTTAAAAGGTCTAAATCCAGACGGTAGCAAAAAATAATATATGAAAAACGCAAATTTTTCATTAGTCACCATTTTTTTAGCTCTGCTAACGCTTCTTTGCGCCTTTGTCGCACTTTGCGTTGGCAGATTTTACATTTCATTTGGCGATGTGTTTAGCGTGCTAGCTCATAGCATTGGTCTGGGAGATGGCGCAGCTAGCAACATCACAAACGTGATAGAAAATTTACGCATCCCTCGCATCATCGCAGCTATACTTGTAGGAGCCGCTCTTAGCGTGAGTGGTGCAGCTTATCAAGGTGTCTTTAAAAACCAGCTAGTAAGCCCTGATCTTCTTGGCGTATCAGCTGGTGCTTGCGTGGGAGCAGCAACTGCGATTATCTTTGATCTATCGCTATTTTGGATACAAATTTTTGCGTTTGGCTTTGGCTTAGCAGCCGTTGCTATCACGCTAGCAATACCTAAGATGATGGGCCGCTCAAGCACGCTTATGCTAGTTCTTTCTGGTATCATCGTAAGCGGTCTAATGGGCTCAGTGATCGGCTTTTTAAAGTATGTCGCTGACCCTGAGACGAAGCTTCCTGACATTGTTTATTGGCAGCTTGGAAGTCTTGCAAAGCTTGATAGTGAAAATTTAAAATACATCGCCCCAGTGATGATCGTCTGCGCTGTTTTGCTAATCGCTATGAGCTGGCGTATAAATTTGCTCTCTCTTGGCGACGAAAGCGCGGCTAGACTTGGCGTAAATGTGGCTTACGAGCGCTCTATCATCATCATCTGCGCCACACTTCTTACAGCTTGTAGCGTCTGCATAAGCGGTATAGTGGCCTGGGTGGGGCTTCTCATGCCTCATTTAGCGCGCATGCTAGTTGGAGCAAATAACATAAGAAGCATGCCTGCAAGCATATTTATGGGTGCTATGTTTTTGCTTTTTGTTGATACCTTGGCACGCAGTATAAGCGTGAGCGAAGTGCCTCTTGGCGTGCTTACTGGCTTTATCGGCACGGTATTTTTCGTCTGGGTCTTGTGGCGAAATAAAAAGGTTGCATGATGCTTGAAGTTAGAAATTTAAACTTTAGCTACCCAAATGGGGCTGGCAAACTAGAAAATGTAAATTTAAAGATAGGCGCAGGTGAGATTTTAACTATTCTTGGTCGAAATGGAGCTGGCAAATCAACCACTCTTGGGCTAATAAGCGGCTCACTCAAGCCAGTTTCGGGAGAAATTTTTCTTGATGGCAAAAATGTTGATAGCCTAAGCAACAAAGAGCGTGCCAAGATCATGGCATATGTGGCTCAAAGCGAGGTAACCGAGTATGAATACACCGGACTTGAGTTCATCACGATGGGACGCGCGGCACACCTTGGCATCTTTGCAAGACCTAGTAAAGAGGACGAAGAGATCGCTAAAATTTACACCAAAAAGCTTGAGATCGAGCACCTTGAAGAGAAATTTATCACTCAAATGAGTGGCGGTCAAAAGCAAATGTGTATGATCGCGCGCGCGATGGCTGCACAACCAAAGATGATTATATTTGACGAGCCAACGAGTGCACTTGATTTTGGCAACCAGTATAAATTTCTACGCACCATTAAGTGGCTAAAAGAGCTTGGCTACTCGGTCGTGCTAACTACTCACAACCCTGACTTTGCCGTGCTTCTTGGCGGATATGTCGCACTTGTAAAAGGTGATGGAAATGTTGAGTTTGGCACGGTTAGCGAGATCATTAGAAGCGAAAATTTAAGCAAGCTTTACGGATTAAGCTTAAACGTAAGCTACATCGACGAAGTAAAAAGAGAGTGCTGTTTAACATATCCTCTTTAAATTTATACTCTCAAAAGAGAAATTCTTTTGAAAGCACTTTTGCATTTTTGCTATTTCACACATACTGCCTTTGGAGTAAAAATGAAAAAGTTAGTTTTGATTTTATTTTTTGCGTGGATGCAGTGGCTTTGACCGTGATCATGACGGCATACCATGTGAGAATATATGCAAAGAACGTAGAGTAAAAAAATAATTTTATTAAAATTTACTCCGCTAAATTTTAAAGCTAACAAAATCAAAAATTTAAGTTAAATTGAAAGCAACTAGGCGTTATTTTTAGCAAGCGCCGCCACCCTAGTCTTTGCAGCCTGTGTAATATCATCCTCGTAGTCATAGAAGTTAAATGTCGCTCCATGCTGTACAAAGCCATTTAGTATGTCGCCACTTTGTCGGTTTTTAAGATCAAGCTCGGCCACCTTAAAGCCGTCATTTGTTGCACAAAATTCTTTTAACCTAGCAGGCGTCTCTTTTAGCTTGGTGAACAAAAAGCAGTATCCATCGCCGCCGTTTCGTCCCACCCTTCCTCGTAGCTGATGAAGCGTAGCAAGGCCGAGCCGCTCAGCACCCACGATCACTATCGTATTTAGCCTTGGCAGCGAGATACCAACCTCAACAACAGTGGTTGAAAGCAAAATTTCGCCCTCTTCCCTAAAGCGCCTTAAAATTTCCTCTTTTTCCTTGTCCTTACCGTGCGTGACGAAAACATTTTTGAAATTCTTTAGCCAAAAGCCCTGCGCCTCATTTAGGCTTTGGTAGTTTGAGCTCTCACTGCTCTCAACTAGAGGATAAATGATAGCCACTTGAAAGCCACCTCCAAGCTGCTTTTTGATGTGAGTTATTAAAAAGCCAAACTCACTAGCGCCTAAAATTTGGCTCGTTATATTTTTCTTAAACGGCATCTGCTTTAAAAAGCTAAAATTTACGATCTCAGACTGGATTAAACTGAGCGTCCTTGGTATCGGTGTAGCCGAAAACTGCACAAAATTTGCTCGCTCATTCTCGTTTGAGGCGAGCTCCTCTATCTTTTTGCGTTGATTTGAGCCAAAGCGGTGCTGCTCATCGACCATGACAAGCGGCGAATTTGGTAACTCGTGAAATAGAAGCGCATGCGTACCAACGATCAAATTTACCCCGTCAAAATCAAGCTTTTTCTCTCCGCTTTGAACCAACATCACATTCACAAAAGATGGCAATAGCCTCTTTGCTTCATTATAAATTTGCTCGCTTAAGATGCTAGTTGGTGCCATCAAAATAGCAGTTTTTGGATAGACACTAAGTGCGGCTGCTAGGATCACCAGCGTCTTACCACTCCCCACATCGCCCATTATGACGCGTCTTTTTGCCTGCACAGCACTAAGGTCGTCTCTTATATCATTTATCGCGTTTATCTGGTCGTTTGTCGGCATAAATGGCAAGCCCTTTAGCCAAGAGCTTATATCAAAAAGCTCTATTTTAGGACTTTTAAAATAAGTTTTTTTCGCACTTAGCTTTTTTATGTAGTTAAAAATTTCTACAAATTTTAAAATGTGCGTACCCTCATTGTCGTTTTTTAGGCGGTATAAAATTTGTACGCTTTGCTCATCTAGCCTTTGCAGATCAGCTAGAAATTTAGCCTCTTTTTCACTTAAGCCCTCGGCTAATAAATTTTGTAAATTTATATATTTTAAAACAAGTTTTTTGACTTCATCATCTTTGAGCTCGGTCTTAAATTTAGGCACGATCTGGCCTATTTTTGTGGTGATTTTTGGATTTACGATCTGCCACGAGCCAAAGGCGTAGGAGCAAAGCCCATATATCGCCATCTCTTTGCCAACCTTAAAAGCGCCGTAGTGCCAAGACTTTGCGTTAAAAATGACGATCTTTACACTACTTTGCCACTGCTCGCAAAAGGCAAGTGCTGTTAGCATACCAGGGCGCGAGGCGAGCGAGGTGATCTTTACATTTATGCAGATCTGCCCTTCTCTTGGGCTCTTAGCGATCGTCGTATCCTCAAAGCCCTTTGGTAGCACAAGAGCAAGGTCAAGTAGGCTAAGCACGCCTATTTTTAGAAGTTTTGCCCTATCGCTTGCTTCAAATTTCATTTTTTAAGACGCAAAAACTTAGCTCGTTTATCTCTGCGTGAGCTTTTATGAAGCTATTTAGCTCGTTTAGCGAAAGGGCTGAAATTTTATCTAGATCCTTTAAAAATCCCCCAAGCTCACCATGCTCATAAAACTCGCCTTGTGCGATGTCAAGGCGCTTAAATAGCGTCTCAAGCCTAAGTGGCAACGAACCAAGTAAAAATTTCTTCGCCTGCTCAAGCTCGGCCTTGCTAACGCCTTTTTTGCTAAATTTTAAAATTTCTTCTTTTATAACAGCGATGGCCTCATCTTTTTTCTCATTTTTTGTCTGCATGTAGCCGTAAAGCTGGCTGTAAGAGAGATTTAGCAAATTTCTAGCGTAGGCGCTATACGCAAGCCCTCTTTTCACGCGGATCTCCTCCATGAGCCTCGAGCCAAAGCCACCCTCGCCTAAAATAAATGTCGCCACTGCGGCCTTGTATTTCTCCTCAGGTTTTACATTAAATGGCGCACCAAAGTAGATGTAGGCTTGCTCGCTTTGCCTGATGATCTCGCTGCTTTCGCACTTGTTGCTTGGGCTAAAGCGCTCTAGTTTTCGCACCTTGCCAGGTTTTAGTATCTCCAAAACACTAGCAAGCTCTTTTGCCTGCTTCTCGTCGATGTCGCCACCTAGCACGCAAAGCAAATTTGAAAGGTCTAAATGCTCGTTTAAAAACTTTCTCACATCTTCAAGCGTGATCGCTTTTATGCTCTTTTTAGTGCCGATACTAGGCTCTGAAAGCACGCTTTTTGGATACAAAAGCTCAAAAAGCCCCTGCCTTGCTAAGTAGTCAAAGTCGTTTTCATTTGCTGCGATCTCGCCAAGTGTGACGGTTTTGCACCTATTTAGAATTTCATCAGTTAAATTTGGAGCGCTTATAAGCTCTTTTAGCTTGCCGCACGCAAAGGCAAAGTGCTCTTTTAAGCAGTTTAGATCGATGCAAAATGTCTCAAAGCCGCAGCTTGCATTTAGGCTGATCGCCCTTACTTCAAGCTCTTTAGCAAATTTAGCCGAGCCTAGCTTCATATCGCCCTCGTTTAGTAAATTTGCACTTAGTCTTGCAAGACCTGCAAGCTTGCCATTTTGCGAGCTACCAGCTGCTTTGAAAACTAGCTTTAGGCTCACTACTGGCATCGCTTTTGAGCTTTCAAAAACGACTGGGATTTTTACATTTTTTACATTGATATCTAAAATTTTCATCTAAAATTTCTCCAAAATATCGTAGTTTGTGTTACGCTTAGCTGGGATTTCTCCAACATCTTTTATAAGCTCGATCATCTGGTCTTGGTTCATCCTAAAGCTAGCACCTGCCGCCTTTACAACATTTTCCTCCATCATTGTGCTACCAAGGTCGTTTGCGCCAAAAAGAAGCGCTAGCTGACCTACGTAGCTGCCCTGCGTGACCCAGCTACTTTGGATATTTTTAAAGTTATCCAAAAAGAGCCTTGAGACTGCAAGAAGCCTTAGATAGACGTTTGAGCTTTGCTTTTTGATCTCTGGAATTTCTTGCATGAGCTTTGTATTTAGCCCTTGAAAGCTCCAAAGTATAAAGGCTCTAAATCCAGCCGTTTCATCTTGTAAATTTCTGATGTGCTCCCAGTGCTCCACGATCTCGCGAGTGCTCTCAACAGTGCCAAACATCATTGTAGCAGTCGTTTTCATGCCAAGTTCGTGCGCCTCTTTGTGTATGCGAAGCCAGTCTGCGGTGTCGCACTTTTTAGGGGCGATGATATCACGCACCCTGTCGCTTAAAATTTCCGCTCCAGCCCCTGGCATCGAGTATAAACCCTTTTCGTTTAGGCGTCTTAAGACCTCTTTTGTAGAAATTTTTGAAATTCTTGCGATGTAGTCGATCTCAACGGCAGAAAAGCCATGTATCGTGATGCTTGGATAGTGTTTGCTGATGTAGCTCACTAGCTCCTCGTACCACTCGATCTTTAGCTTTGGATGAACGCCGCCTTGAAATAAAATTTGCGTGCCGCCAATGGCGATTAGCTCCTCTATCTTCTTGCCGATCTCCTCAAAACTTAGCACGTAAGCGTCTTCTTCTTTTGCGTGGCGGTAAAATGCGCAAAATTTACAATCCACCCAGCAGACATTTGTATAGTTGATGTTGCGATCTACGATGAAGGTCGTTATGCCATCTGGATGAAGCTCTTTTTTTCTAGCTAGTGCCATCTTGCCAAGCTCGTGAAGCGGTGCATTTTCTATAAGATCGATGGCTTCATTTACACTAAGTCTTTTCAAATTTAACCTTTTATTTTGCTTATTTTTGGGCGAGAGTTTAGCCAAAAATGCTTTTAAATATGATAAATCAGGCGTTATGAAAAATTAATTTTTAAAGGCTAAAATGTGAGAAATTCTTTAAAGGAGCGAATTATGAAAAAGGTTATATTTGCCGTTATTTGCGGACTATTTTTAGTTGGTTGTGCTAAAAATGAGCCAAAGCCAAACGAAGCTGGACACGCAGAATGTGGCTGCCCTCACCACCAAAACATGGCGACAAAAGATAAGGGAAGTTGCGAACACCACGGCGACATGCAAAATGGTGGCCATGCACATGACCACCAAATGATGCATAAACATTAATAAAAGTGCCAACTGGCACTTTTATCCAACTATCACCTTGTCACCTTTGGTGCCAAGAACTGTCACTTTTTCTCCGTTAGCTAAATTTCCGTCATATTTCCAAAGAGTGCCTTTGAAATAGACCATATTTTCTCTGATCTCGCCAACTCCGGCTTCGTCTAAAAATTCCTCGTTAAAACTCTCTTTTCTGGACATAAATTTACTCTTCAACGGCGCTTTTAAAAGCACAAGGAGCACGATCGCAATCGCTGCCGTAATTAAAATTTGATAGCTCCAAGCAAAACTAAAACCAAAATTTATAGCTCCAACTACTATAAAAGCTATGCCAAAAAATAGCAAATAAAACGAGAAAAAGATAAACTCGGTGATGCACAAAACCACACCAATTGCTATCATTATAAAAGGGCTGATCACGCCTTATCCTTAGCTAGGAAATTTTTCAAAACGCTAAGTGAGCCAATAAGCTCAGTCGCCTCATAAGGGACTAAAATTTTATCTTTTGAGCTATTTTTAGCTAGCTCGCTAAATGCCCCGACTCTATCGCGCGCGAGCAAAAATTCAGCCGCATTTGCGTTTTTGCTCATACTATCATTTATCATATCCATAGCCTCTTTTTGAGCCGTTGCGATAGCGATTTGCTCGTATTTTTTCGCATCAGCCATACGCTCTATAGCCTCTGCTTGAAGTACTTTTTCTTGTTTTAGCGCCTCTGCGTTGCGTATTAGTGCCTCTTTTTCAGCCAAGGCTTTTAGCTCGATCGCACGTTTTTCACGCTCAGCTTTCATCTGCATATTCATCGCCTCTTCGATGCCAAGTGGGACAGAAATTTCAGAAATTTCTACACGCATGATCTTTACGCCCCAGTTGCCAGCAGCGTCGCCAAGAGCCACTTGAAGTGCGGCATTTAGGCGGTCACGTGAGCTTAGTGTATCGTCAAGATTCATCGCGCCTATCTCGCCACGAAGCGTTGTCATGGCTAAATTTGCAATGGCACGCTTGTAGTTATCTACGTTATAAACCGCCATTTTCGCGTCAAAGACCTTTAAAAAGACGATACCATCGACGCTTATGTTTACGTTATCTTTTGTAATGACTTGCTGTTTTGTGATGTCTACTAGCTGCTCTTTTACGGTGATTATCGCTCTTATTTG
The genomic region above belongs to Campylobacter concisus and contains:
- a CDS encoding ABC transporter substrate-binding protein, encoding MQRNFLQKMAKFSLVASLFMALSLNAAESARSITDMQGVKVGVPEKVEKIAALWHANNEIILALGGMDKVVATTDQIKKNKWFALVYPKLKNLPAALDGKDLQIEELVKLAPDVVVVSSKNYQDELSKNGFSAVNLIFRDYPDMEKSIYATAEVIGTDKARAMADKLTKNIQDNTKFVTDRTKNIPDAKRPKVLHLLGGANLLKVDGTKTIINTWINLAGGKNAVSKEGSMIELTAEELINANPDIIIVGGADTDAQIKSIKENPAYSGSNAVKNGKVYGNPKGVFGWDRYGAESALQILWAAKTIQPDLFKDVDVKAKTKEFYKEFLNHDLSDTEYDYILKGLNPDGSKK
- a CDS encoding FecCD family ABC transporter permease gives rise to the protein MKNANFSLVTIFLALLTLLCAFVALCVGRFYISFGDVFSVLAHSIGLGDGAASNITNVIENLRIPRIIAAILVGAALSVSGAAYQGVFKNQLVSPDLLGVSAGACVGAATAIIFDLSLFWIQIFAFGFGLAAVAITLAIPKMMGRSSTLMLVLSGIIVSGLMGSVIGFLKYVADPETKLPDIVYWQLGSLAKLDSENLKYIAPVMIVCAVLLIAMSWRINLLSLGDESAARLGVNVAYERSIIIICATLLTACSVCISGIVAWVGLLMPHLARMLVGANNIRSMPASIFMGAMFLLFVDTLARSISVSEVPLGVLTGFIGTVFFVWVLWRNKKVA
- a CDS encoding ABC transporter ATP-binding protein translates to MLEVRNLNFSYPNGAGKLENVNLKIGAGEILTILGRNGAGKSTTLGLISGSLKPVSGEIFLDGKNVDSLSNKERAKIMAYVAQSEVTEYEYTGLEFITMGRAAHLGIFARPSKEDEEIAKIYTKKLEIEHLEEKFITQMSGGQKQMCMIARAMAAQPKMIIFDEPTSALDFGNQYKFLRTIKWLKELGYSVVLTTHNPDFAVLLGGYVALVKGDGNVEFGTVSEIIRSENLSKLYGLSLNVSYIDEVKRECCLTYPL
- a CDS encoding excalibur calcium-binding domain-containing protein: MRGCSGFDRDHDGIPCENICKERRVKK
- the recG gene encoding ATP-dependent DNA helicase RecG, encoding MKFEASDRAKLLKIGVLSLLDLALVLPKGFEDTTIAKSPREGQICINVKITSLASRPGMLTALAFCEQWQSSVKIVIFNAKSWHYGAFKVGKEMAIYGLCSYAFGSWQIVNPKITTKIGQIVPKFKTELKDDEVKKLVLKYINLQNLLAEGLSEKEAKFLADLQRLDEQSVQILYRLKNDNEGTHILKFVEIFNYIKKLSAKKTYFKSPKIELFDISSWLKGLPFMPTNDQINAINDIRDDLSAVQAKRRVIMGDVGSGKTLVILAAALSVYPKTAILMAPTSILSEQIYNEAKRLLPSFVNVMLVQSGEKKLDFDGVNLIVGTHALLFHELPNSPLVMVDEQHRFGSNQRKKIEELASNENERANFVQFSATPIPRTLSLIQSEIVNFSFLKQMPFKKNITSQILGASEFGFLITHIKKQLGGGFQVAIIYPLVESSESSNYQSLNEAQGFWLKNFKNVFVTHGKDKEKEEILRRFREEGEILLSTTVVEVGISLPRLNTIVIVGAERLGLATLHQLRGRVGRNGGDGYCFLFTKLKETPARLKEFCATNDGFKVAELDLKNRQSGDILNGFVQHGATFNFYDYEDDITQAAKTRVAALAKNNA
- a CDS encoding M16 family metallopeptidase, translated to MKILDINVKNVKIPVVFESSKAMPVVSLKLVFKAAGSSQNGKLAGLARLSANLLNEGDMKLGSAKFAKELEVRAISLNASCGFETFCIDLNCLKEHFAFACGKLKELISAPNLTDEILNRCKTVTLGEIAANENDFDYLARQGLFELLYPKSVLSEPSIGTKKSIKAITLEDVRKFLNEHLDLSNLLCVLGGDIDEKQAKELASVLEILKPGKVRKLERFSPSNKCESSEIIRQSEQAYIYFGAPFNVKPEEKYKAAVATFILGEGGFGSRLMEEIRVKRGLAYSAYARNLLNLSYSQLYGYMQTKNEKKDEAIAVIKEEILKFSKKGVSKAELEQAKKFLLGSLPLRLETLFKRLDIAQGEFYEHGELGGFLKDLDKISALSLNELNSFIKAHAEINELSFCVLKNEI
- a CDS encoding dehypoxanthine futalosine cyclase; this encodes MKRLSVNEAIDLIENAPLHELGKMALARKKELHPDGITTFIVDRNINYTNVCWVDCKFCAFYRHAKEEDAYVLSFEEIGKKIEELIAIGGTQILFQGGVHPKLKIEWYEELVSYISKHYPSITIHGFSAVEIDYIARISKISTKEVLRRLNEKGLYSMPGAGAEILSDRVRDIIAPKKCDTADWLRIHKEAHELGMKTTATMMFGTVESTREIVEHWEHIRNLQDETAGFRAFILWSFQGLNTKLMQEIPEIKKQSSNVYLRLLAVSRLFLDNFKNIQSSWVTQGSYVGQLALLFGANDLGSTMMEENVVKAAGASFRMNQDQMIELIKDVGEIPAKRNTNYDILEKF
- a CDS encoding NfeD family protein; this encodes MISPFIMIAIGVVLCITEFIFFSFYLLFFGIAFIVVGAINFGFSFAWSYQILITAAIAIVLLVLLKAPLKSKFMSRKESFNEEFLDEAGVGEIRENMVYFKGTLWKYDGNLANGEKVTVLGTKGDKVIVG
- a CDS encoding SPFH domain-containing protein, with protein sequence MQIEAFGVLVVVLVIFAFLFLKAGIKIVSQADNLLIERLGKFHKVLDGGFHIIIPFVDQIRAIITVKEQLVDITKQQVITKDNVNISVDGIVFLKVFDAKMAVYNVDNYKRAIANLAMTTLRGEIGAMNLDDTLSSRDRLNAALQVALGDAAGNWGVKIMRVEISEISVPLGIEEAMNMQMKAEREKRAIELKALAEKEALIRNAEALKQEKVLQAEAIERMADAKKYEQIAIATAQKEAMDMINDSMSKNANAAEFLLARDRVGAFSELAKNSSKDKILVPYEATELIGSLSVLKNFLAKDKA